A genomic segment from Sphingomonas astaxanthinifaciens DSM 22298 encodes:
- a CDS encoding glycosyltransferase yields the protein MDQWIGLVVHDFSPGGTERIALRLAGAWSRAGRPVIIFCGDPTGPLARLVPPTARLVSPARPIRRGPGSRRRLGAWVAAEVRAFAIAGLFVPGNFHFPVLETLGSTAPRPRLVAKLSNALDRPGTSPLLRRLSHARMRRRLRHADHVVAMSPALAEEARRRLGDLPLVVVPEPILEDEDPVAIDSRRGGIVAAGRFVAQKNFALAVEAMAELPGGERLTILGDGAELAGIAARIAALGLEDRVLLPGRVSDVHPHFARAKVFLLSSRYEGYPAVLIEAIAAGCRIVATDCSPAISEIVDDPAVGEVVANLRPAALAAALDRQLRLPPPLAGTIARITAPHRIGAVANHYLELLTSA from the coding sequence GTGGACCAGTGGATCGGGCTCGTCGTGCATGATTTCTCGCCCGGCGGAACCGAGCGGATCGCGCTTCGCCTGGCCGGCGCCTGGTCGCGAGCGGGACGACCGGTGATCATCTTCTGCGGCGATCCGACCGGTCCGCTGGCGCGTCTCGTGCCGCCGACGGCTCGGCTGGTCAGCCCGGCGCGGCCGATCCGCCGCGGTCCGGGCTCGCGCCGCCGGCTTGGCGCATGGGTCGCCGCCGAAGTCCGGGCATTCGCCATCGCCGGCCTGTTCGTCCCCGGCAATTTCCACTTTCCCGTGCTGGAGACCCTCGGTTCGACCGCGCCGCGACCGCGCCTCGTCGCCAAGCTCAGCAACGCGCTCGATCGCCCGGGCACCAGTCCGCTGCTCCGGCGCCTGTCGCACGCCCGGATGAGGCGGCGACTGCGGCACGCCGACCACGTCGTCGCCATGTCGCCCGCGCTTGCCGAGGAAGCGCGCCGCCGGCTCGGCGACCTGCCGCTCGTCGTCGTGCCCGAACCGATCCTCGAGGACGAGGACCCCGTCGCCATCGACAGCCGGCGCGGCGGGATCGTCGCCGCCGGCCGCTTCGTGGCCCAGAAGAACTTTGCCCTCGCGGTCGAGGCGATGGCCGAACTGCCCGGGGGGGAGCGGCTCACCATCCTCGGCGACGGCGCGGAGCTGGCCGGAATCGCCGCGCGGATCGCTGCCCTCGGTCTGGAAGATCGGGTCCTGCTTCCCGGCCGGGTGAGCGACGTCCATCCGCATTTCGCCCGCGCGAAGGTGTTTCTCCTCTCCTCGCGCTACGAAGGCTATCCCGCCGTTCTCATCGAGGCGATCGCGGCCGGCTGCCGGATCGTCGCCACCGATTGCAGCCCCGCCATAAGCGAAATCGTCGACGATCCGGCGGTCGGCGAGGTGGTCGCAAATCTCAGGCCCGCGGCCCTCGCCGCCGCGCTGGATCGCCAGCTCCGCCTCCCGCCGCCCCTGGCCGGGACGATCGCCCGGATCACCGCCCCGCACCGGATCGGCGCGGTCGCAAACCACTATCTTGAGCTGCTGACCTCGGCATGA
- the folK gene encoding 2-amino-4-hydroxy-6-hydroxymethyldihydropteridine diphosphokinase — protein MKQPHLYAIAIGSNRPHGRHGRPAGVVAAAVAELDRRFGLFDASPLMINPAAGGAGRDFANAAAMVESPLEPPAMLRALKEIEREFGRRRGKRWSARVLDLDLLAWDGGRWRSRTLVIPHPRLEERPFMLLPLAGIAPHWRVRDGLSARQLAARLGKRRRKP, from the coding sequence GTGAAGCAACCTCATCTTTACGCGATCGCGATCGGCTCGAACCGGCCGCACGGGCGGCATGGGCGGCCCGCCGGCGTGGTCGCGGCGGCGGTGGCCGAGCTCGACCGGCGCTTCGGGCTGTTCGACGCCTCGCCCTTGATGATCAATCCAGCGGCGGGCGGCGCGGGCCGGGACTTCGCCAATGCCGCGGCGATGGTCGAGAGCCCGCTCGAGCCCCCGGCAATGCTTCGTGCCCTCAAGGAGATCGAACGCGAGTTCGGGCGTCGGCGGGGCAAACGCTGGTCCGCCCGGGTGCTCGACCTCGACCTCCTCGCCTGGGACGGCGGCCGCTGGCGCTCGCGAACCCTGGTCATTCCCCATCCCCGGCTCGAGGAACGGCCGTTCATGCTGCTCCCGCTGGCCGGAATCGCGCCGCACTGGCGGGTACGCGACGGCCTGAGCGCAAGGCAACTCGCGGCCCGCCTTGGCAAGCGGCGGCGAAAGCCCTAG
- a CDS encoding retropepsin-like aspartic protease: MLIALIALAAVPLAASPVPPAPPIGQVTRLEATATPAPAPEKPGEQVDLTTGADTRLTVPVSVGGAGPFRFLVDTGADSSAVSRQLADRLSLPPGRTAKLHSVTGQTSVATASVTGMRVATRTLPDVTAPVLEAQNVGADGILGTDVLRSAMVRFDFRNNLLSIVASDRASRRAEPDTIVVEARKRAGRLIITEAELDGQRLTVVLDTGSEISIGNEALRRALARRRALTDNQPIELRSVTGAMLQARYMLVRQLDIGGVTMAGLGIAFADAHTFTAMGLNERPALLLGMNALQAFDSVTIDLAARKLRFAMPGRGQRMDNALLGTSRQRG, from the coding sequence ATGTTGATCGCCCTGATCGCCTTGGCCGCCGTGCCGCTCGCCGCTTCGCCCGTTCCCCCGGCTCCGCCGATCGGTCAGGTGACCCGCCTCGAGGCGACCGCCACCCCGGCTCCGGCACCCGAAAAGCCGGGCGAACAGGTCGATCTCACCACCGGCGCCGACACGCGGCTGACCGTTCCGGTCTCGGTCGGAGGGGCGGGGCCGTTCCGCTTCCTCGTCGACACCGGCGCCGACAGCAGCGCGGTCTCGCGCCAGCTCGCCGACCGGCTCTCGCTTCCGCCGGGACGCACCGCCAAGCTCCACAGCGTCACCGGCCAGACCAGTGTCGCGACCGCATCGGTCACCGGCATGAGGGTCGCGACCCGCACCTTGCCCGATGTCACCGCGCCGGTGCTCGAGGCACAGAACGTCGGGGCCGACGGGATTCTCGGGACCGACGTCCTGCGCTCGGCGATGGTCCGCTTCGACTTTCGCAACAATCTCCTGTCGATCGTGGCCAGCGACCGCGCCAGCCGCCGGGCCGAGCCCGACACCATTGTCGTCGAAGCCCGCAAGCGCGCCGGCCGGCTGATCATCACCGAGGCCGAGCTCGATGGCCAGCGCCTGACCGTTGTCCTCGATACCGGCTCGGAAATCTCGATCGGCAACGAGGCGCTGCGCCGCGCGCTCGCCCGGCGCCGGGCACTGACCGACAACCAGCCGATCGAGCTGCGCTCGGTCACCGGGGCCATGCTCCAGGCGCGCTACATGCTGGTGCGCCAGCTCGACATCGGAGGCGTGACGATGGCCGGGCTGGGAATCGCCTTTGCCGATGCCCACACCTTCACCGCCATGGGGCTGAACGAGCGGCCCGCGCTGCTGCTCGGCATGAACGCGCTCCAGGCGTTCGACAGCGTGACCATCGACCTCGCGGCGAGGAAGCTCCGCTTCGCCATGCCCGGGCGCGGCCAGCGGATGGACAATGCCCTTCTCGGAACGAGCCGCCAGCGCGGCTGA
- a CDS encoding NAD(P)H-binding protein, protein MTDRIPHEPRPPVPRRILLVGATGTIGRATVRALVARGHEVVCLVRRSTAAAVQAGLAGAEVRVGDVTDPGSVARDGFRGERFDTVVSCLASRTGAPRDAWAIDHDAHLVLLEAAKAAGVMHFVLLSAICVQKPLLAFQHAKLAFEQALIGSGMAYSIVRPTAYFKSLSGQVARVQRGKPFLLFGDGRLTACKPISDADLAAYLAACVDDEALRGRILPIGGPGPAITPREQGEALFALLRQPPRFRSVPVGLLDAVIAVLGGLGRFSPRLADKAELARIGRYYATQSMLVLDPATGRYDAEATPSSGSDTLVDHYAKLVRGEATADLGAHAILS, encoded by the coding sequence GTGACCGACCGCATCCCGCATGAACCCCGCCCTCCGGTTCCCCGCCGCATTCTCCTCGTCGGGGCGACGGGGACGATCGGGCGGGCGACGGTGCGGGCGCTGGTGGCGCGGGGGCATGAGGTGGTGTGCCTGGTTCGGCGTTCGACGGCGGCGGCGGTCCAGGCAGGTCTTGCCGGGGCCGAGGTCCGGGTCGGCGATGTGACCGACCCAGGCTCGGTCGCTCGGGACGGGTTTCGGGGGGAGCGGTTCGATACGGTCGTTTCCTGCCTCGCCTCGCGAACGGGGGCGCCGCGCGATGCCTGGGCCATCGACCATGACGCGCATCTGGTCCTGCTCGAGGCGGCGAAAGCGGCCGGCGTCATGCATTTCGTGCTGCTGTCGGCGATCTGCGTCCAGAAGCCGCTGCTCGCCTTCCAGCATGCCAAGCTGGCCTTCGAGCAGGCGCTGATCGGGTCGGGGATGGCCTACAGCATCGTCCGGCCGACCGCCTACTTCAAATCGCTGTCGGGGCAAGTGGCGCGGGTCCAGCGGGGCAAGCCCTTTCTCTTGTTCGGGGACGGCCGGCTGACCGCCTGCAAGCCGATCAGCGACGCCGACCTTGCGGCCTATCTCGCGGCCTGCGTCGACGACGAGGCGTTGCGCGGCCGGATCCTCCCCATCGGCGGCCCTGGCCCGGCGATCACCCCGCGCGAGCAGGGCGAGGCATTGTTCGCGCTGCTTAGGCAGCCGCCGCGCTTCCGCTCGGTGCCGGTGGGACTGCTCGACGCGGTGATCGCGGTGCTCGGCGGGCTCGGCCGATTCTCGCCGCGCCTCGCCGACAAGGCCGAGCTGGCGCGGATCGGGCGCTATTATGCGACTCAGTCGATGCTGGTGCTCGATCCCGCAACCGGTCGCTACGACGCCGAGGCGACCCCTTCGAGCGGAAGCGACACGTTGGTCGATCATTATGCGAAGCTGGTGCGCGGCGAAGCGACGGCCGACCTCGGGGCCCACGCAATCCTCTCTTGA
- a CDS encoding HAMP domain-containing sensor histidine kinase produces the protein MLSAAILLAVVWKVAEQRVERNSRALAIQLREDMTDEFRDEGMADLTRLVRTRAADPADRDLVLLLVDARGRVLAGNIAEWPPSVPLDSRYRQISLFRNDRAAPERMGVIGTRLDGGARLLSGYVLEDEAALFRLLGEVLTIAMLLGLLLAGIGAAITIKLVTSRIRVLEQTSSAVAAGLLSRRVPEQGTGDAFDLLGSSINNMLERIEHLVSELQVVTEGLAHDLRSPLTRLQVNLDRLSAGELDPGARAALDKAAAEAKLVLRIVATALEIARVEAGAGRERFTRIEVAPLLGDLAELYGPAFEEMGHRLEVSAEPLTLRADRALLSQSLGNLLENAIVHAVPGRVTLGAKQAGDRVLLFVADRGPGIPEHQREQAMQRFGRLDPARHGQGTGLGLSLVQAVARLHGGSFRLEDAGGGLRGVIDLPLNAGPDE, from the coding sequence GTGCTGTCGGCGGCGATCCTGCTGGCGGTCGTCTGGAAGGTCGCCGAGCAACGGGTCGAGCGCAATTCGCGCGCGCTCGCGATCCAGCTTCGCGAAGACATGACCGACGAATTTCGCGACGAGGGCATGGCCGATCTCACACGTCTCGTGCGGACTCGGGCCGCCGATCCGGCCGATCGCGATCTGGTCCTGCTGCTGGTCGACGCCCGGGGCCGGGTGCTTGCGGGCAATATCGCCGAGTGGCCGCCGAGCGTGCCGCTCGACAGCCGCTATCGCCAGATCTCCCTGTTCCGCAACGACCGGGCCGCGCCGGAGCGCATGGGGGTGATCGGGACCCGTCTCGACGGCGGCGCTCGCCTGCTGTCGGGCTATGTGCTGGAGGACGAGGCCGCGCTGTTCCGGCTGCTCGGCGAGGTGCTGACCATCGCCATGCTGCTCGGCCTGCTGCTGGCGGGAATCGGCGCGGCCATCACCATCAAGCTCGTCACCAGCCGGATTCGGGTGCTCGAGCAGACCAGCAGCGCGGTCGCCGCCGGCCTCCTCTCACGCCGCGTTCCCGAGCAGGGCACCGGCGACGCCTTCGACCTGCTCGGGAGCAGCATCAACAATATGCTCGAGCGGATCGAGCATCTGGTTTCCGAGCTCCAGGTCGTCACCGAGGGACTGGCGCACGACCTGCGCTCGCCGCTCACCCGGCTCCAGGTCAATCTCGACCGGCTTTCGGCTGGCGAGCTCGATCCGGGCGCCCGCGCGGCGCTCGACAAGGCCGCCGCCGAGGCGAAGCTCGTCCTTCGGATCGTCGCCACCGCGCTGGAGATCGCGCGGGTCGAAGCGGGGGCCGGGCGCGAGCGCTTCACCCGGATCGAGGTCGCACCGCTCCTCGGCGATCTCGCCGAATTGTACGGCCCCGCGTTCGAAGAGATGGGGCACAGGCTCGAGGTCAGCGCCGAGCCGCTGACCCTGCGCGCTGACCGCGCCTTGCTCAGCCAGTCGCTCGGCAACCTCCTCGAAAATGCCATCGTCCACGCCGTGCCCGGCCGGGTCACGCTGGGCGCCAAGCAAGCCGGCGACCGGGTGTTGCTCTTCGTCGCCGATCGCGGCCCTGGGATCCCCGAGCACCAGCGCGAGCAGGCGATGCAGCGCTTCGGGCGCCTCGACCCCGCCCGGCATGGCCAGGGCACCGGGCTCGGCCTGTCCCTCGTCCAGGCGGTGGCCCGGCTCCACGGCGGGAGTTTCCGGCTCGAGGATGCCGGGGGAGGCTTGCGAGGCGTGATCGACCTGCCCCTGAACGCGGGCCCGGACGAGTGA
- a CDS encoding PDZ domain-containing protein, with amino-acid sequence MTATTQRPPSPRPGLGRPVLMTLSLAMALLAIQGARLRAAEREEAALLRFDRMIGATVQPVTGDLAQAAGLPAGSTGLFVTSLASPGPRASGLRVGDVIERINEDDVANLSDVRALLSHRPGRLDLELQRAGRDLVTTVDIR; translated from the coding sequence ATGACCGCCACCACGCAGCGTCCACCATCCCCTCGACCCGGTCTCGGCCGGCCCGTCCTCATGACCCTGTCGCTCGCCATGGCGCTGTTGGCGATCCAGGGGGCCCGGCTGCGCGCCGCCGAGCGCGAGGAAGCCGCCTTGCTCCGCTTCGACCGGATGATCGGCGCGACGGTCCAACCGGTGACGGGGGACCTGGCGCAGGCGGCGGGGCTTCCAGCGGGCTCGACCGGCCTGTTCGTGACCAGCCTCGCGAGCCCCGGACCCCGCGCGTCGGGGCTTCGCGTCGGCGACGTCATCGAGCGGATCAACGAGGATGACGTCGCCAATCTCTCCGACGTCCGCGCCTTGCTGTCGCACCGGCCCGGCCGTCTCGACCTCGAGCTCCAGCGCGCCGGACGCGATCTCGTGACGACGGTGGACATTCGGTGA
- a CDS encoding lipopolysaccharide biosynthesis protein codes for MSAGLAERGGVARIFANLGLLLGGKAGAGLMSLVYLVLAARALGATDYGTLVLVHAYATLLGGVIAFSGWHGVVRYGNIAYEAGDHHRLLRLTRFMALVEVGCGVVAILVAAALVPLVGPHMDWPPAAMALAVPYSLAILANVRSTPHGLLQIAGRFDLISLHQLVSPTVRLVGSVAAWLSGGGLTAFLLVWLAAAILEGVTMWLLGWWGTRGMRLSAPLLGGVRGTVAENEGLLPFIVTTNVDLTLSELGPKLSPLTVGWMLGPAAAGIFSLAQRASVVLQQPATMLGQASYAVIAKLLAAGDRRGFRRSVRHSALVATAIGTPITLVIGLFGNPILHLLGGRSFGGAALLLFLIAAGRLVALGATSLSSGLIAFGRPTRSITANLVGNLLLYPLLPLMLLWFGLNGAGWHALLQSLLVVALLAFYFEKEVRAWAKG; via the coding sequence ATGAGCGCGGGCCTCGCAGAGCGCGGCGGGGTGGCGCGCATCTTCGCCAATCTCGGCCTGCTGCTCGGCGGGAAGGCCGGCGCCGGCCTGATGAGCCTCGTCTATCTCGTCCTTGCCGCGCGCGCGCTCGGCGCGACCGATTACGGGACGCTCGTCCTCGTCCATGCTTATGCGACCCTGCTCGGCGGGGTCATCGCCTTCTCGGGCTGGCACGGCGTCGTGCGCTACGGCAATATCGCCTATGAGGCCGGCGACCATCACCGGCTGCTCCGGCTGACACGCTTCATGGCGCTCGTCGAGGTCGGCTGCGGGGTCGTCGCGATCCTCGTCGCCGCGGCGCTCGTGCCCCTCGTCGGTCCGCACATGGACTGGCCGCCGGCCGCCATGGCGCTGGCGGTGCCTTATTCGCTCGCCATTCTCGCCAACGTCCGTTCGACCCCCCACGGCCTGCTCCAGATCGCCGGGCGCTTCGACCTCATCAGCCTCCACCAGCTGGTCAGCCCGACCGTCCGCCTCGTCGGAAGCGTCGCCGCCTGGCTCTCCGGCGGAGGGCTCACCGCTTTTCTTCTCGTCTGGCTGGCGGCGGCGATCCTCGAGGGGGTAACCATGTGGCTGCTCGGCTGGTGGGGAACGCGCGGCATGCGCCTCTCGGCGCCGCTGCTGGGCGGGGTGCGCGGGACCGTTGCCGAGAACGAGGGGCTGCTGCCCTTCATCGTCACCACCAACGTCGACCTCACCTTGAGCGAACTCGGCCCCAAATTGTCGCCGCTGACGGTGGGATGGATGCTGGGCCCCGCCGCGGCCGGCATCTTTTCGCTCGCCCAGCGCGCGAGCGTCGTGCTCCAGCAGCCCGCGACCATGCTCGGCCAGGCGAGCTATGCGGTCATCGCCAAGCTGCTTGCCGCCGGCGACCGGCGCGGGTTCCGCCGCTCGGTCCGCCACTCCGCGCTCGTCGCGACCGCGATCGGCACGCCGATCACCCTCGTCATCGGGCTGTTCGGCAACCCGATCCTCCACCTCCTCGGCGGCCGGAGCTTCGGCGGCGCTGCCCTGCTCCTGTTCCTGATTGCCGCCGGCCGGCTGGTCGCGCTCGGTGCCACCTCGCTCTCCTCGGGCCTGATCGCGTTCGGCCGTCCGACGCGCTCGATCACCGCCAATCTCGTCGGCAACCTCCTCCTCTATCCGCTGCTGCCGTTGATGCTGCTGTGGTTCGGCCTCAACGGCGCCGGCTGGCACGCCCTCCTCCAGTCGCTGCTCGTCGTCGCGCTGCTCGCCTTCTATTTCGAGAAGGAAGTTCGCGCATGGGCGAAGGGCTGA
- a CDS encoding GNAT family N-acetyltransferase, protein MPRCSRTSSPRPWSIALVEQIATERLVLRRARIEDVGAMHRIMRDPEAMRFWSTLPHESVKTTADWVRSMLSPPQESDDFIVTLDGAVIGKFGAWALPDFGYLLDPAHWGKGYASEAMAAFLDHRRRQGSLFLTADTDPRNTASIRLLQRHGFVETGRATKTWLIGGQWFDSIYWRRDL, encoded by the coding sequence CTGCCCCGATGTTCGAGGACGTCTTCGCCAAGGCCATGGAGCATCGCCCTGGTTGAGCAGATCGCCACCGAGCGCCTCGTCCTGCGCCGCGCCCGGATCGAGGACGTCGGCGCGATGCATCGCATCATGCGCGATCCCGAGGCCATGCGCTTCTGGTCGACCTTGCCGCACGAGAGCGTGAAGACCACCGCCGACTGGGTCCGCTCGATGCTCTCGCCCCCGCAGGAGAGCGACGACTTCATCGTGACGCTGGACGGGGCGGTGATCGGCAAGTTCGGCGCCTGGGCGCTTCCCGACTTCGGCTATCTCCTCGACCCCGCCCACTGGGGAAAGGGCTATGCGAGCGAGGCCATGGCGGCCTTCCTCGACCATCGCCGCCGTCAGGGCAGCTTATTCCTCACCGCCGACACCGATCCGCGCAACACGGCCTCGATCCGGCTGCTCCAGCGCCACGGCTTCGTCGAGACCGGCCGGGCGACAAAGACCTGGCTGATCGGCGGCCAGTGGTTCGACAGCATCTACTGGCGCCGGGACCTCTGA
- a CDS encoding glucosamine inositolphosphorylceramide transferase family protein, with amino-acid sequence MGEGLMDIWKIGIVAAPLGDLFRAGRIDQPISWVEGQGAYRFLADPFGLERNGAFFVFAEAYDYRTRLGAIDVLRFDPDRTLRERRRCLTEPWHLSYPVVFEDEGETWMLPEASRSGRLTLYRATRFPDAWEGVAILDLPHVAIDATPFRHEGRWWLLYAAEGALHLAFADVLTGPWHAHPDSPLTRDPRGARPGGTPVRVDGRLCAPVQDCSRTYGGAIRPLWFDALTPERAVTRLGDPILAPVSAGTFRDGLHSMSACGPVTLIDVKRIERSLLRLPVDLLGRSRRAARGWRARAPRTPAR; translated from the coding sequence ATGGGCGAAGGGCTGATGGACATCTGGAAGATCGGGATCGTCGCGGCGCCGCTCGGCGACCTCTTCCGTGCCGGCCGCATCGACCAGCCCATCAGCTGGGTCGAAGGGCAGGGGGCCTATCGCTTCCTCGCCGACCCCTTCGGCCTTGAGCGCAACGGTGCGTTCTTCGTCTTCGCCGAAGCCTATGACTATCGCACCCGCCTCGGCGCGATCGACGTCCTGCGCTTCGATCCGGATCGCACCTTGCGCGAGCGCCGACGCTGTCTAACCGAGCCCTGGCACCTCTCCTATCCGGTCGTGTTCGAGGACGAGGGCGAAACCTGGATGCTGCCCGAGGCCTCGCGTTCGGGCCGACTGACGCTCTACCGGGCGACCCGCTTTCCCGACGCCTGGGAAGGCGTGGCCATCCTCGACCTGCCCCATGTCGCGATCGACGCCACGCCTTTCCGGCACGAGGGTCGCTGGTGGCTGCTTTACGCGGCCGAGGGAGCGCTCCACCTCGCCTTTGCCGACGTCCTCACTGGCCCCTGGCACGCCCATCCTGACAGTCCGCTGACCCGCGATCCTCGTGGCGCCCGGCCGGGGGGCACGCCGGTGCGGGTCGACGGCCGGCTGTGCGCGCCGGTCCAGGATTGTTCGCGCACCTATGGCGGCGCGATCCGGCCCCTGTGGTTCGACGCGCTGACCCCCGAGCGCGCCGTCACCCGCCTCGGTGACCCGATCCTCGCTCCTGTATCGGCCGGCACCTTCCGCGACGGGCTGCACAGCATGAGCGCCTGCGGCCCCGTCACGCTGATCGACGTCAAGCGGATCGAGCGCTCGCTCCTCCGGCTTCCGGTCGACCTTCTCGGGCGAAGCCGGCGAGCCGCGCGAGGATGGCGCGCGCGCGCTCCTCGAACGCCGGCTCGCTGA
- a CDS encoding uracil-DNA glycosylase produces MLFPSPPVVSPVPEAEAPRDCPLCPRLVRFREECRAEHPGWWNSPVPAFGDPDAWLAVVGMAPGKQGANRTGRPFTGDFAGDLLYATLARFGLATGTYRADPGDDVRLEGALILNAVKCLPPQNKPEPSEIATCRTYFEAALAQLPKVRVLVALGAIAHAAAARALGLRPVHAKFGHGSEVVAPDGRILLGTYHSSRYNQNTGRLTAPMFEDVFAKAMEHRPG; encoded by the coding sequence ATGCTGTTCCCGAGCCCGCCCGTCGTCTCCCCCGTGCCCGAGGCCGAGGCGCCGCGCGACTGCCCGCTCTGCCCGCGGCTGGTCCGCTTCCGCGAGGAATGCCGGGCCGAGCATCCCGGCTGGTGGAATTCCCCCGTTCCCGCCTTTGGCGATCCCGACGCCTGGCTCGCGGTGGTCGGCATGGCGCCGGGCAAGCAGGGCGCGAACCGCACCGGCCGGCCCTTCACCGGCGATTTCGCGGGCGACCTCCTCTACGCGACGCTGGCCAGGTTCGGCCTGGCGACCGGCACCTATCGCGCCGACCCCGGCGACGACGTCCGCCTCGAGGGCGCGCTCATCCTCAACGCGGTGAAGTGCCTGCCGCCCCAGAACAAGCCCGAGCCGAGCGAGATCGCCACCTGCCGGACCTATTTCGAGGCGGCGCTCGCGCAGCTCCCCAAGGTCCGCGTGCTGGTCGCTTTGGGCGCCATCGCCCACGCCGCCGCCGCCCGCGCGCTCGGGCTCCGGCCGGTCCATGCCAAGTTCGGGCACGGCAGCGAGGTCGTCGCGCCCGACGGCCGGATCCTGCTCGGCACCTATCATTCGAGCCGCTACAACCAGAACACCGGCCGGCTCACTGCCCCGATGTTCGAGGACGTCTTCGCCAAGGCCATGGAGCATCGCCCTGGTTGA
- a CDS encoding response regulator transcription factor, giving the protein MSRKILLVEDDKNTADYLRKGLTEAGYVVDYADNGRDGLFHATDGSYSVIILDRMLPGMDGLSVLAALRAAGTHTPVLFLSAMGSLDERVKGLEGGADDYLVKPFGFAELLARVTNLQRRGTATVVETSLRCRDLEMDLLTRKVRRGDRPVDLQPREFRLLEFLLRHCGQVVTRTMLLESVWDYHFDPGTNVIDVHVSRLRRKIEEEGRPELLQTVRGAGYRLGPDA; this is encoded by the coding sequence ATGTCGCGCAAGATCCTGCTGGTCGAAGATGACAAGAATACCGCGGACTATCTGCGCAAGGGACTGACCGAGGCCGGCTATGTCGTCGACTATGCCGACAACGGCCGCGATGGCCTCTTCCATGCGACCGACGGCAGCTATTCGGTGATCATCCTCGACCGGATGCTGCCCGGGATGGACGGTCTGTCGGTCCTTGCCGCGCTGCGCGCCGCGGGTACGCACACGCCGGTCCTGTTCCTCTCGGCCATGGGCTCGCTCGACGAGCGCGTGAAGGGGCTCGAAGGCGGGGCGGACGACTATCTGGTCAAGCCCTTCGGCTTCGCCGAATTGCTGGCACGAGTCACCAACCTCCAGCGTCGCGGTACGGCCACGGTGGTCGAGACCAGCCTTCGCTGCCGCGACCTCGAAATGGACCTCCTGACCCGCAAGGTCCGTCGTGGCGACCGGCCGGTCGATCTCCAGCCGCGCGAATTCCGGCTGCTCGAATTCCTGCTCCGGCACTGCGGGCAGGTGGTCACCCGGACCATGCTGCTCGAGAGCGTCTGGGACTATCATTTCGATCCCGGAACGAACGTCATCGACGTCCACGTCAGTCGGCTTCGCCGCAAGATCGAGGAAGAGGGTCGGCCCGAACTGCTGCAGACGGTGCGCGGTGCCGGCTATCGGCTGGGCCCCGACGCCTGA
- a CDS encoding glycosyltransferase family 4 protein, with amino-acid sequence MRIIYVINSAEGGGAAFPVPRILGTLARLGAEVRLLILTPRDRRALPRFDAAGLDYVLREGGRTDHLHALRWLDREVARWGPNVIWTSLTRATLLGQQVGRRRAIPVVSWQHAAFLKPANLLLLRATQRRSRLWIGDSAAITALTAERLHVPPERLTSWPIFATDPAAPVARPWSPGETLRLGSLGRLHPVKGYDLLVAAMGILRRNGFVAPAPWEVTIGGEGEARSALEQQARAAGIDLHLPGFTAAGEAFLSGLHLYLQPSRGEGFCIAAHEAMQAGLPVIGSAVGEMANSIVDGETGRLVAPDDAEGLATALRDLLSRPERLAAMGQAGRTRVLERFSEPAFEERARAILARLAGFAREGRPEAGGASARSA; translated from the coding sequence ATGAGGATCATCTACGTCATCAACTCGGCCGAGGGCGGCGGCGCGGCCTTTCCCGTGCCGCGGATCCTGGGCACGCTCGCCCGGCTCGGCGCCGAGGTCCGGCTCCTCATCCTCACCCCCCGCGACCGCCGCGCCCTTCCCCGCTTCGATGCGGCCGGCCTCGATTACGTGCTGCGCGAGGGCGGTCGGACCGACCATCTGCACGCCCTGCGCTGGCTCGACCGCGAGGTCGCGCGCTGGGGGCCCAACGTCATCTGGACCTCGCTCACGCGCGCGACCCTGCTCGGCCAGCAGGTCGGGCGGAGGCGCGCAATCCCGGTCGTGAGCTGGCAGCATGCGGCGTTTCTCAAGCCCGCGAACCTCCTGCTCCTGCGCGCGACGCAGCGCCGCTCCCGGCTGTGGATCGGGGATTCGGCGGCGATCACCGCGCTGACGGCCGAACGGCTCCACGTGCCGCCCGAGCGGCTGACGAGCTGGCCGATCTTCGCCACCGATCCTGCCGCGCCGGTGGCGAGGCCGTGGTCGCCGGGGGAGACCCTGCGCCTCGGAAGCCTCGGGCGATTGCACCCGGTCAAAGGCTATGACCTGCTGGTCGCGGCGATGGGGATTCTCCGACGCAACGGCTTCGTCGCGCCTGCGCCGTGGGAGGTGACGATCGGCGGCGAGGGCGAGGCGCGATCTGCGCTCGAGCAGCAGGCACGCGCGGCTGGTATCGATCTGCATCTCCCGGGCTTCACCGCGGCGGGCGAGGCATTTCTCTCCGGGCTGCACCTTTATCTCCAGCCTTCGCGCGGCGAGGGCTTCTGCATCGCGGCGCACGAGGCGATGCAGGCGGGGCTGCCGGTGATCGGCTCGGCCGTGGGCGAGATGGCCAACAGCATCGTCGATGGCGAGACCGGGCGGCTGGTCGCGCCGGACGATGCCGAGGGGCTGGCGACGGCGCTGCGCGACCTCCTGTCGCGGCCCGAGCGGCTGGCGGCGATGGGCCAGGCAGGACGGACCCGTGTGCTCGAGCGGTTCAGCGAGCCGGCGTTCGAGGAGCGCGCGCGCGCCATCCTCGCGCGGCTCGCCGGCTTCGCCCGAGAAGGTCGACCGGAAGCCGGAGGAGCGAGCGCTCGATCCGCTTGA